In one Gossypium hirsutum isolate 1008001.06 chromosome D09, Gossypium_hirsutum_v2.1, whole genome shotgun sequence genomic region, the following are encoded:
- the LOC107907687 gene encoding uncharacterized protein, translating to MATDNFVQLAIPRFDGHYDHWSMLMENFLRSKEYWDVVSSGIVEPEGATLTPAQRSAHEAAKLKDLKAKNYLFQAIDRSIMETILCKDTSKQIWDSMERKYQGSTRARRQQLQALRTEFEMLRMNSGELVTNYFSRMMAIVNKLQIHGDKTGDTAIVEKILQSLTSKFNYVVCAIEEANDIEELSIDELQGSLLVHEKKLQHQDQEEQALRVVTNSKNHERGRGRGQGFHQRSNFNDQKIEGSSSDYARNRDQGRR from the coding sequence ATGGCCACGGATAATTTTGTTCAACTAGCAATCCCACGCTTTGATGGTCATTACGATCATTGGAGCATGTTGATGGAGAACTTCCTAAGGTCGAAAGAATATTGGGATGTTGTTTCTTCCGGCATTGTTGAACCGGAAGGAGCAACTCTGACACCAGCGCAACGATCAGCTCATGAAGCGGCAAAGCTGAAGGATCTTAAAGCAAAGAACTACCTGTTTCAAGCAATAGACAGGTCCATCATGGAGACAATCCTTTGCAAGGACACTTCCAAACAAATTTGGGATTCTATGGAGAGGAAGTATCAAGGGTCTACAAGAGCAAGGAGGCAGCAACTACAAGCTCTTCGTACAGAATTTGAAATGCTACGAATGAATTCAGGGGAGTTAGTCACAAATTATTTTTCAAGAATGATGGCAATCGTCAATAAGCTGCAGATCCATGGTGACAAGACGGGGGACACCGCCATTGTTGAAAAAATTCTTCAATCATTGACGTCGAAATTCAATTATGTTGTTTGCGCCATAGAAGAAGCCAATGACATTGAAGAACTTTCAATTGATGAGCTGCAAGGTTCGTTATTGGTTCATGAGAAGAAACTCCAACACCAAGACCAAGAGGAACAAGCATTGAGGGTAGTAACTAATTCAAAAAACCACGAACGTGGAAGAGGGAGGGGACAAGGATTCCACCAACGCAGCAACTTCAACGATCAGAAAATAGAAGGCTCTTCCTCTGATTATGCGAGAAATAGAGACCAGGGACGACGTTAA